TCATTGGCAATTAGATGTTTCTTATGGAGAAGATAAAAGCAAAGTCCGTAAAGACCACGGCGCCCAAAATCTATCAGTTTTGAAAAGATGTACAATGAATCTACTAAAAGCTGATACAAAAACAAAAGCAGGAATTAAGGGTAAGAGAGCAAAAGCTGGATGGAATCGAGAGTATATGATGGAAATGCTAAATGGTAAATAAAATCTTCATGCAATTTCCCTGGCGGAATGTGGGATTTAAGTATTTGAGATGCATTTAGTAAATTTTCTTGTAATACAAAGTTTAGCAACCCAAATTAAACCCCGTTCTTTTTACGCAGGTTCAACCCAATAAGCAAACAGGGCATTTTGATGAGAATTATTTGATAAACACCTTACCTAGTAATCCTCTCAGATAATTAGGTGCATAAGTAGCATTTCGCCTAGCATCGGTAATCCCTCGGCCAGAATCCATGGTTCTTATTACATTAACAGCTAAGCGTCTGATTAAAGCCATGTTTTCAGCACTAAAGCCTACATCACTTAATGAAGCATCTTCTTTAAAAACCACGTCCATTACATGGTGCAAACTATTTTCTATCGTCCAGTGCGCTCGAATCCACTTGGCAAATTCTTTGGCCCCTGCTTTTCGGCTAGATCCATAATAGCGGATAGCTTGTTCTACTTTATCTGCTACCTTCCGTTCAGAACGTATTTCAATCATGGACTGCAAATGCCATTTCTCCCGTTGAGGAAGCCACTGTAAAGCATTGACTACACACACATGACGACTTTCTATGCGACCACGATTTTTTTCATGGGTTTCCTCTCGAGTTATTCCCTCTACTCCCTGGTAATTAACTGCTTTTGCTTGCTCAAAGAAGTTATACGCTTCTGCTTTAAGATGGCTTTGGTTACCTTTAATTCCTACTATAGTTATTTGAATTTTATTTTTCTAAGGATGTATGTATAATCAATTGACATGGTATATTCACACGATTTAAGAAAAAAAGCTTTGAATTATATAGAAAATGGCGGCTCAATGGCCACAGCTAGTGAGGTGTTTGGTGTAACAGTTCGCACGTTAACCAACTGGATTAAGCGAAAAAAACAAGGTTGTCTTGCTCCTAAAAAAAGACGACAGAGCCCCAGTAAAATAGATAGTGAAAAGCTAAAATTATATATAAAACAAAATCCTGATGCCTACCTTAGGGAAATAGCTGAGGCATTCGGAGTGACGATAACTGCAGTTTTTTATGCCTGTAAAAGACTGAAAATCACTTTAAAAAAAAGACACCCTTCTACAAGGAAAGAGATGAGAATAAGCGAGAAGAATTTAGACAAAAGCTAGAAAACATTCCGGAAGAAAATAGGATTTACATAGATGAGAGCGGGATAAA
This genomic interval from Neochlamydia sp. AcF84 contains the following:
- a CDS encoding transposase, with protein sequence MGKFHRSTHHKVHWQLDVSYGEDKSKVRKDHGAQNLSVLKRCTMNLLKADTKTKAGIKGKRAKAGWNREYMMEMLNGK
- a CDS encoding ISAs1 family transposase; this encodes MQITIVGIKGNQSHLKAEAYNFFEQAKAVNYQGVEGITREETHEKNRGRIESRHVCVVNALQWLPQREKWHLQSMIEIRSERKVADKVEQAIRYYGSSRKAGAKEFAKWIRAHWTIENSLHHVMDVVFKEDASLSDVGFSAENMALIRRLAVNVIRTMDSGRGITDARRNATYAPNYLRGLLGKVFIK
- a CDS encoding IS630 transposase-related protein, with the translated sequence MVYSHDLRKKALNYIENGGSMATASEVFGVTVRTLTNWIKRKKQGCLAPKKRRQSPSKIDSEKLKLYIKQNPDAYLREIAEAFGVTITAVFYACKRLKITLKKRHPSTRKEMRISEKNLDKS